A part of Ammospiza caudacuta isolate bAmmCau1 chromosome 5, bAmmCau1.pri, whole genome shotgun sequence genomic DNA contains:
- the PTHLH gene encoding parathyroid hormone-related protein gives MFAKLFQQWSFAVFLLSYSVPSYGRSVEGISRRLKRAVSEHQLLHDKGKSIQDLRRRIFLQNLIEGVNTAEIRATSEVSPNPKPATNTKNYPVRFGSEDEGRYLTQETNKSQTYKEQPLKASGKKKKAKPGKRKEQEKKKRRTRSAWLNPGSYGDVVTESPLLDISVTTHNQTLRRR, from the exons ATGTTCGCTAAACTCTTCCAGCAGTGGAGTTTCGCGGTGTTCCTGCTGAGTTATTCCGTGCCCTCCTACGGGAGATCAGTCGAGGGGATCAGCCGCAGACT CAAACGGGCTGTATCAGAGCACCAGCTACTGCATGACAAGGGCAAGTCAATCCAAGACTTAAGAAGAAGAATATTCCTCCAAAATTTAATCGAAGGAGTCAATACTGCGGAGATCCGTGCAACGTCGGAGGTGTCACCGAACCCCAAACCTGCCACCAACACCAAGAACTACCCTGTCCGCTTTGGCAGTGAGGATGAGGGCAGATACCTCACTCAGGAGACAAACAAATCACAGACCTACAAGGAGCAGCCCCTGAAGGCgtcagggaagaaaaagaaagcaaagcctGGAAAACGTAAggagcaagagaagaaaaagaggcGAACCCGCTCAGCTTGGCTAAATCCTGGCTCGTACGGCGATGTCGTGACCGAGAGCCCACTCTTGGACATCTCTGTTACTACACACAATCAAACTTTAAG GAGGCGCTGA